One region of Streptomyces rishiriensis genomic DNA includes:
- a CDS encoding DUF7336 domain-containing protein, with amino-acid sequence MIVYPLWHVGHQNQAGDAGSTVHVDESGVFCEEADGDDVKLLGIYSTLERAEGRMRQARLLPGFRDEPECFHFDVCELDEDQWTEGFVRVPPGE; translated from the coding sequence ATGATCGTGTATCCGCTGTGGCATGTCGGCCACCAGAACCAAGCAGGTGACGCCGGCTCGACAGTGCACGTCGATGAGAGCGGCGTGTTCTGCGAAGAGGCGGACGGCGACGACGTCAAGCTGCTCGGTATCTACTCAACCCTCGAACGGGCTGAAGGACGTATGCGTCAGGCTCGACTGCTACCAGGCTTCCGTGATGAACCGGAGTGCTTCCACTTCGACGTCTGCGAGCTCGATGAGGACCAGTGGACCGAGGGCTTCGTTCGAGTTCCGCCGGGCGAGTAG
- a CDS encoding FMN-binding glutamate synthase family protein codes for MIRIAIVALALAAGIAAAVGAAVVSPWWCSAAVPLLLLGLLGAADLLQRRHSVLRNYPVLGHARFLLERIRPELQQYFIERNYDGRPFDRDVRTIVYERAKGTDAEQPYGTERDVYEPGYEFLVPSMAPCPVPETPPRVRIGGPDCSRPYDMALLNVSAMSFGSLSANAILALNGGAAAGGFAHDTGEGGLSEHHLRPGGDLVWEIGTGYFGCRTGDGDFDPAEFADKAAHDQVKCVSLKLSQGAKPGIGGVLPGAKVNAEIAKVRDVPEGRTVISPPYHKVFSTPRELVRFLARMRELSGGKPTGFKLCVGSRQQFLAVCKAMLAEGTTPDFIIVDGGEGGTGAAPLEFADHVGTPLTEGLLTVHNALVGAGLRDRVRIGASGKIATGTDLVKRLVQGADYGNSARAMMFAVGCIQAQRCHTNTCPTGVTTQDPRRARALDVRDKTPRVQRFQEATVAGALQIMASMGVTDPAELRPHMIRRRVDPYTERSYEELYEWLEPGQLLDGPPHTWAADWKTADPDRFTV; via the coding sequence GTGATACGCATTGCAATCGTCGCCCTCGCACTGGCCGCCGGCATCGCCGCGGCCGTCGGCGCGGCCGTCGTCTCGCCCTGGTGGTGCTCGGCCGCCGTACCGCTTCTCCTGCTGGGTCTGCTGGGTGCGGCGGACCTGCTGCAGCGCCGGCATTCGGTGCTGCGCAACTATCCGGTTCTGGGGCACGCCCGCTTCCTTCTCGAGCGGATCCGCCCGGAGCTTCAGCAGTACTTCATCGAGCGGAACTACGACGGTCGTCCCTTCGACCGGGATGTCCGCACCATCGTCTACGAGCGGGCGAAGGGCACGGACGCCGAGCAGCCGTACGGCACCGAACGGGACGTCTACGAGCCCGGCTACGAGTTTCTCGTGCCGTCGATGGCGCCCTGCCCCGTGCCCGAGACACCGCCGCGGGTGCGGATCGGCGGCCCCGACTGCAGCCGTCCCTACGACATGGCGCTGCTGAACGTGTCCGCCATGAGCTTCGGCTCGCTGTCGGCCAACGCGATCCTCGCTCTCAACGGCGGCGCGGCGGCCGGCGGGTTCGCCCACGACACCGGGGAAGGCGGCCTGTCGGAGCACCACCTGAGGCCGGGTGGGGACCTCGTCTGGGAGATCGGCACCGGGTACTTCGGCTGCCGTACCGGGGATGGCGACTTCGACCCTGCCGAGTTCGCCGACAAGGCCGCACACGATCAGGTCAAGTGCGTGTCCCTGAAGCTTTCGCAGGGCGCAAAACCGGGCATCGGCGGGGTCCTGCCCGGCGCGAAGGTCAATGCCGAGATCGCGAAGGTACGGGACGTGCCCGAAGGGCGGACGGTGATCTCGCCGCCGTACCACAAGGTGTTCTCCACCCCGCGCGAACTCGTCCGCTTCCTCGCCCGGATGCGTGAGCTGTCCGGGGGCAAACCGACCGGATTCAAACTGTGCGTCGGCTCGCGGCAGCAGTTCCTCGCCGTGTGCAAGGCCATGCTGGCGGAAGGCACCACCCCCGACTTCATCATCGTGGACGGAGGCGAAGGAGGCACCGGAGCCGCGCCCTTGGAGTTCGCCGACCACGTGGGAACCCCGCTCACCGAAGGACTCCTCACCGTCCACAACGCCCTCGTCGGCGCGGGTCTGCGCGACCGCGTCCGGATCGGGGCCAGCGGCAAGATCGCCACCGGCACCGACCTGGTCAAACGTCTGGTACAGGGCGCCGACTACGGCAACTCGGCGCGCGCGATGATGTTCGCCGTCGGCTGCATCCAGGCCCAGCGATGCCACACCAACACCTGCCCCACCGGCGTGACGACGCAGGACCCCCGACGCGCCCGCGCCCTCGACGTCCGCGACAAGACGCCGCGCGTCCAGCGCTTCCAGGAAGCGACCGTGGCCGGCGCCCTGCAGATCATGGCTTCCATGGGTGTCACCGACCCCGCCGAGCTCCGCCCGCACATGATCCGCCGGCGCGTCGACCCCTACACCGAGCGCTCCTACGAGGAACTGTACGAGTGGCTCGAGCCCGGGCAGTTGCTCGACGGCCCTCCTCACACCTGGGCGGCCGACTGGAAGACCGCCGACCCCGACCGCTTCACCGTCTGA
- a CDS encoding thiamine pyrophosphate-dependent enzyme — MARTVARVIVDALSELGVRQVFGVVGDALNPLTDAIRTTGNLEWVGCRHEEAAAFAASAQSQLSGTLGVCMGTVGPGSVHLLNGLYDAAKSHTPVLAIAGQVPLAEIGSDYFQEVDNDALFSDVAVFRATITSPDQLPQMLETAVRHALGRKGVAVLTVPGDLGERELQSDRPARFSLNAPLSRPEESAVRRAAGLLDRAERVTLLVGRGARAAREDVLTLADRLAAPMVLTLKAKEGFEGDANPFQVGQTGLIGNPAAASALQDADTLLLLGTDFPYRDWYPEGRTVVQVDTEAAHIGRRVPVDIGLVGDTGATVRDLLVHLAAAPGEEDGVRDRSHLEKARKRFEQWREGQARLADPAHDKGLLGRVRSSLDNRTHDIRPEALAAAVDRLAAEDAVFTSDTGMATVWLSRFVEMRGERRLIGSYNLGSMANAMPQALGAQALDRQRQVVAFCGDGGLSMLLGDLMTLKTQRLPVKLVVFDNRRLGMVKLEQEQAGLPEFGTVLDNPDFAAVATAMGITGIRVTDPADLEDAVRRAFDAPGPVLLDVLTNPDEIAVPAKPTVEQGWGFAVAKVKEIVRSHGDDSAD, encoded by the coding sequence GTGGCCCGTACTGTCGCCCGCGTCATCGTGGACGCACTGAGCGAACTCGGCGTGCGCCAGGTGTTCGGCGTGGTGGGAGACGCGCTCAACCCCCTGACGGACGCCATCCGCACCACCGGGAACCTGGAGTGGGTGGGCTGTCGGCACGAGGAGGCGGCGGCGTTCGCCGCGAGCGCCCAGTCACAGCTCTCCGGCACCCTCGGAGTCTGCATGGGCACGGTCGGACCCGGTTCGGTCCACCTGCTCAACGGGCTGTACGACGCGGCCAAGAGCCACACCCCCGTCCTGGCGATCGCCGGCCAGGTGCCGCTGGCCGAGATCGGCAGCGACTACTTCCAGGAGGTCGACAACGACGCTCTCTTCAGCGACGTGGCCGTCTTCCGCGCCACCATCACCTCACCCGACCAACTGCCCCAGATGCTCGAGACGGCCGTGCGCCACGCCCTGGGCCGCAAGGGCGTCGCCGTCCTGACCGTCCCCGGCGACCTGGGCGAACGCGAACTGCAGTCGGACCGCCCAGCCCGGTTCTCCCTGAACGCTCCGCTGAGCCGGCCGGAGGAATCAGCCGTGCGGAGGGCCGCCGGACTCCTGGACCGCGCCGAACGGGTCACGCTGCTCGTCGGACGGGGCGCGCGCGCCGCGCGCGAGGACGTGCTGACCCTGGCCGACCGGCTGGCCGCGCCCATGGTGCTCACGCTCAAGGCCAAGGAAGGCTTCGAAGGCGACGCCAACCCCTTCCAGGTCGGCCAGACCGGACTGATCGGCAACCCGGCCGCCGCGTCGGCCCTGCAGGACGCGGACACCCTGCTGCTCCTGGGGACCGACTTCCCCTACCGGGACTGGTATCCGGAGGGGAGGACCGTCGTCCAGGTGGACACCGAGGCCGCACACATCGGACGGCGGGTGCCCGTCGACATCGGCCTCGTCGGCGACACCGGCGCGACCGTCCGCGACCTCCTCGTGCATCTCGCCGCAGCGCCCGGCGAGGAGGACGGTGTGCGTGACCGCTCGCATCTGGAGAAGGCGCGTAAGCGTTTCGAGCAGTGGCGCGAGGGCCAGGCACGGCTGGCCGACCCGGCTCACGACAAGGGTCTGCTCGGCCGGGTGCGCTCCTCGCTCGACAACCGGACTCACGACATCCGGCCGGAGGCGCTGGCGGCCGCGGTCGACCGGCTGGCCGCCGAGGACGCCGTCTTCACCTCCGACACGGGCATGGCGACGGTCTGGCTCTCGCGCTTCGTCGAGATGCGGGGTGAGCGGCGGCTGATCGGTTCGTACAACCTCGGCTCCATGGCCAACGCGATGCCGCAGGCACTGGGCGCCCAGGCCCTGGACCGCCAGCGTCAGGTGGTGGCCTTCTGCGGAGACGGCGGGCTGAGCATGCTCCTCGGAGACCTCATGACGCTCAAGACGCAACGGCTGCCGGTGAAGCTCGTCGTCTTCGACAACCGCCGTCTCGGCATGGTCAAGCTGGAACAGGAGCAGGCCGGGCTGCCGGAGTTCGGCACGGTGCTGGACAACCCGGACTTCGCCGCCGTCGCCACGGCCATGGGCATCACAGGGATCCGGGTGACCGACCCGGCCGACCTGGAGGATGCCGTACGGCGCGCCTTCGACGCCCCCGGGCCGGTGCTGCTCGACGTGCTGACGAACCCGGACGAGATCGCGGTGCCGGCGAAGCCGACTGTCGAGCAGGGCTGGGGGTTCGCGGTGGCCAAGGTCAAGGAGATCGTGCGCAGTCACGGGGACGACAGCGCGGACTGA
- a CDS encoding VOC family protein, with amino-acid sequence MAIKFENVGIAVRDLEATISFFTDLGLTVLGRDTVSGEWTDTAVGLDGNHANIAMLQTPDGHGRLELFEYIHPEAIESEPTRPNEIGMHRVAFSVDDIDAALETAAKHGCFPLRGVATYEDVYKLTYVRGPSGILVMFAEELKKS; translated from the coding sequence ATGGCCATCAAATTTGAGAACGTCGGCATCGCCGTTCGCGACCTCGAAGCAACGATCTCCTTTTTCACCGACCTCGGCCTCACGGTCCTCGGCCGTGACACGGTCAGTGGTGAGTGGACCGACACCGCCGTCGGCCTTGATGGCAATCACGCCAACATCGCGATGCTCCAGACGCCAGACGGTCACGGTCGCCTCGAGCTCTTCGAGTACATCCACCCCGAAGCGATCGAGTCGGAGCCCACGCGTCCCAACGAGATCGGCATGCATCGCGTCGCCTTCTCCGTCGACGACATCGACGCGGCCCTGGAGACAGCCGCAAAGCACGGATGCTTTCCGCTTCGCGGTGTGGCGACCTATGAGGACGTCTACAAACTTACGTACGTCCGCGGTCCGAGCGGCATCCTCGTGATGTTCGCCGAGGAGCTGAAGAAGAGCTGA